From Nerophis lumbriciformis linkage group LG11, RoL_Nlum_v2.1, whole genome shotgun sequence, one genomic window encodes:
- the slc35g1 gene encoding solute carrier family 35 member G1 gives MEDRNHCPKESALAVVDHVTVVFHKVASHGDSSSAGGGSDDEHDGRWRDGTEWAEKARLRDAEEEAGSGTKSLEEEEGGRRATLCPPACCVTRKAASVDENGKPKRCPGRGLFFAFLSTVFFSIISLLVKTIQGVHAIEISGFRCFFQMLFIMPLLIYHKIGFLGPRDKRPYLFLRGFLGSNAMILLFYAVQQMPLADATVIMFSNPVFTSLLAWIFLKEKCTLWDCAFTVFTLTGVILIARPPFLFGKQFQGIEGNYVNHIKGTIAAFAGAIGAACTMVILRKLGKSVHYYLSVWYYAVIGFIECVIAVTVLGEWKLPDCGHDRWMLMLIAVLGIAGQTFLTKALQVEKAGPVALVRTVDVVLAFFFQFIFLGRAPTMLSLGGALCIVLSTSGVAIKKWCRNSRRS, from the exons ATGGAGGACCGCAACCACTGCCCAAAGGAAAGCGCTTTAGCCGTGGTGGACCACGTCACTGTGGTGTTCCATAAAGTGGCCAGTCATGGCGACAGCAGCAGCGCCGGTGGCGGCAGCGACGACGAGCACGATGGCCGATGGCGCGACGGAACGGAGTGGGCAGAAAAGGCTCGTTTGCGGGATGCTGAGGAAGAGGCAGGCAGCGGAACAAaatcactggaggaggaggagggcggCCGGAGGGCAACTCTGTGCCCGCCGGCGTGCTGCGTCACGAGGAAGGCAGCATCCGTTGACGAGAATG GAAAGCCAAAGAGATGTCCCGGTAGGGGTTTGTTCTTCGCCTTCCTGTCCACAGTCTTCTTTTCCATCATCTCCCTGTTGGTGAAGACTATCCAGGGAGTGCACGCCATAGAGATCAGTGGCTTTCGCTGCTTCTTCCAGATGCTCTTCATCATGCCGTTACTAATCTACCACAA GATAGGCTTCCTGGGTCCGCGGGACAAACGTCCATATCTCTTCCTGCGGGGTTTCCTTGGCTCCAACGCCATGATCTTGCTCTTCTATGCTGTGCAGCAGATGCCGCTGGCTGATGCTACCGTCATCATGTTCAG TAATCCAGTCTTCACCTCATTGCTGGCTTGGATATTCCTGAAGGAGAAGTGTACGCTGTGGGACTGCGCCTTCACCGTCTTTACCCTCACGGGCGTCATCCTCATCGCCAGGCCGCCGTTTCTCTTTGGGAAGCAAttccagggcattgagggcaactacGTGAACCACATCAAGGGGACGATCGCTGCCTTTGCAG GCGCAATCGGTGCCGCTTGTACAATGGTCATCCTGCGCAAACTCGGAAAGAGCGTCCACTACTACCTCTCCGTGTGGTACTACGCCGTCATCGGTTTCATCGAGTGCGTCATCGCCGTCACTGTCCTCGGCGAATGGAAGCTCCCCGACTGCGGCCACGACCGCTGGATGCTGATGCTGATCGCCGTCCTGGGCATCGCCGGCCAGACCTTCCTGACCAAGGCCCTGCAGGTGGAAAAGGCCGGCCCCGTGGCCTTGGTGAGGACCGTGGACGTCGTCCTCGCCTTCTTCTTCCAGTTCATCTTCCTCGGCCGTGCGCCCACCATGTTGAGCCTCGGGGGGGCTCTATGCATAGTGTTGAGCACCAGCGGCGTGGCCATAAAGAAGTGGTGCCGCAACTCACGCAGGAGCTGA